A stretch of DNA from Scatophagus argus isolate fScaArg1 chromosome 23, fScaArg1.pri, whole genome shotgun sequence:
CAGGAAATGTGTTGTCTGTTTCATTCCGGTTTCACCTGGAAGTTCCTCAGGTGACAAGTGGTTATTTGAAGATCAAACTGTGTGTACACTAAAGCGTGTTGGAAAGGCAGCTTTGGACTCTCAAGGTTAAATCTCAAAAGGCTCTCCATGGTCCCTcgtttcttcctctgtctgtgcaAAACACTTCAAACGTTTCTTCCTGTGGACTGTCCTTAAGAATTCACATGGAGCCCAGAGAGACTGACCCTATGAGGCTTGTGCGTGGTCCATCTGTTGCCACGTTTCTCCCGGGCCGAGGCCGAACGACGGGCTTTAAGTGAGCAGCTGCCTGACCTCTCGGTGAACGTAGCAAAGGAAGTCCATGTAGGAAGCTCCACCGTGCAGGCCTTTGTCCTCCACCAGGAACTGACGGAACACCATCTCTGGTTTGTCCTTCTGCCTCACAATTTGGAGCTGAGAGGGGGGACAAAAAGTAAGCAAATAAGATCTGTTTCCTGGTCGAATGCAGGTTGCTAACCGTTTTACATTTAACATCTCAGCCTTCTTTCTTACTTTCCATACAACATATTCCACATCGATTTAAACCTGCTGTTTACATATTGCAGGAAGGTCTTAAACCAGTGGATTTAGAGAAATAAATGCTATTCTAACGACTTCATCCTTGACAAATACCTCAAATAACTAACAGGCGTTCACTGAGACAGTTTCTTTTCGAGAAACTGTGttcttttaaacattttagCCCATCCATTTATACAGCAAAGCGCTGTAATTTGATTAACAATGTGACAATAAATATTGATTCAGGCCGCTGTTGCTGTTGCAGAGGGGCGTAGTTACAGACACTCGCCACTAGAGGGAGGCAGAGATCTTTAAAAGCTTCACAGGAGCTGAACTTGTTCTCGCCTAATTTCTCCCCACTAATTTGCTTTTACTGCTCTTCATGACTTACCTTCATAGAGTTCGGCCTCTTTTCAGTCACGCTGCTGATGACGGATCGGACCTTCTTTGACAATGGGTTGTCCAGTTCAGGCAGAgcacactgaaaaacataatTCACAGGTCAGGTAAGTccaaagtaagtaagtaagtgttAAAATGGTTGTTACACTTACTAGAGGTGTAAAAGAATGCGGATACATCATAGTGTATTGATTTGAAGGTGGAAAGCAAAGTGCCTTGATTTATAAAGTGGAGATTAAAACAGTAGAAACTAAAGTTGAttcttttcctttgctgacTTTTGTCACGACTACTTTCGCACATTTCTGCAGTGCTTCCATCCCTTATGTATCAGTACCACATGTTGAAGTGTTTTTTCGAGTGCAaccttgaaaataaatgtttgaaatttgtCTGTGATTTATGTGTTTAATCACAGCATTGTTGACTCGATCAGTTTAGCTCAGTTTACAGGTTAAACTGAACTGCATCAAATGATTTATATTGGATAAAATCATGTTCACATGTCGGATTTTATTACAAATTCAATCCTTGCTGAGTTATGAGGTGTGTATTTCTCAAAAGCAGACTTGTAATTCCATGGCATATTGCCTAACTAAACACCCGAACATTCTCTGACCATACTGTAAGCTCCAGGCACCACACAGGCAACAAAATGTCTCGTCTAACACGGTTTCATTTGGTTTCTCAATATGTTGAGGTGCTCTGACCGTGTGTCCTTGGAGGTGGGCGAGTGAGGGCAGGTTAAAGATGTTCTGGATGAAGTCTGGTGGGCTCGCTTGGCCAAGCCACAGGAACATGGCGTGGCCGTTCTCCAGCAGGAAAATGCCAGAGTCTGTGAGACGCTCCTCCGAACAGCGCAGCGGAGCAGGCGGGGCGTCGCTGCTCGGGTCCATGTtgtgctgaaagaaaaataaaataggcGTATATTACAACATGACGTTTCCCACTGAGGTGGGAGCGTGTAAGATGCTCAGGAAATTTTACACAGACAAGgtaaatacacacattctcCGCTATACACCAAAtgttaatgagtgtgtgtgagtttgtccCCCACCAGTGGGATGAGGCGTGGGTAGAGCAGTAGCTGTGTGTCCTCCACCCCCATGGCCATGACTGACATCCTCTGATGGGCTCTGTCGTCCGTCGAGAGCTCTGTGCTTCCGACCATGGGAGCAGTTTTCATGAGGCTGTTCATGTAGACTGGGAACACCTTCATGGCGTCGGGCAGGATCAGCTACATATGGATACAGGcattccaaaaaaaacaaaacgtttttaaatataaagaaaacaacCCACAATATCTCACATATGCTATTGTATCTCAAAATGCAGAGCTTTAATTCAGCAAATTTCATTCCAGGTGTTGTCCTGCACTGACCTGACTGGCAGCAGAGGGACTGGCGCAGTTCTTCCTGTAGCAGGCCAGCATGTGGGCCGTCTGGTTGACCAGGATCTCCCTCACGTTCTTCACAGGCTGGTTCAATATGGCACGGTAAGCTGAGGGGGCATGAGAAAATGGCTGGTtaaaagggaggagaggagcacaGAGGCCTGACTGGCAGCTAAGGGTACGCAGGGGAGTGAAACACAAAggataaaaaaacaatcaggCAGGAGAAAAGAAGGGACGAGCGCAGGGCCGATGAGAGAAGGCAAGCGAAGGTCAGTAATACAGCTTTACTTAAAGTTCGCTATGTGCAGATTCCATCTGGACTTGAAAGGACGTCCTTATTTCCACAACTCATTTGATTCAAGTCTGTGAGCATTAGGAGATTATCAAGTGATGCATGGGGTTCATTTCAACAAAGGTCAAGAAGACACTGCAGTACATCAGCAGGCCTCGTGTGCACTACATTAAACTCCTAAATTAAGAGAGCTGACTGCATGGAATGACTGAACTAAAGGACTGTTCATACATCACAGGAGGAAAAATACATCTTTTCTGCATTTGGCTATTGTGGGACAGTCTGTGTTTAAAGTGCCGACTTTAAACTGCAGATAAAATGAAGCCATCGGTGTAGAAGAGGCTGTCTTAAAGGAGGACGTTCACCTGATTTGGCAAAGAAGTTGATGAGTGAGTCTGTCTCGCAGCTCTTGTACAGCTCCGACAACTGCGAGCTGCAGTTCAGGCTGAGGTTGTGGATGCGGAGACGTCGCTGCCCGCCGATGGTGGTGTAAAGCAAGGCACACTGGGAAACAGAGTGCAAACACGAGTTGTGACCAGGCCTTGGGGATTTAACTCCTGACAAACACCAAGCAGATGCAAAAGATATACCTGTATGAAAGCCCCGGTCTCCTCATTGAGCGCGTCGTCGTGCTTCAGCTCTACGGTCACAGCCTTGTCGCAATCCACAGCCGCCATCTCGATATCTGTGGTGTTGTTCATATATACAGCACCGAAGAAGTCTGTGGCTCTGAAGCCTAACAGGAAACATTCGAAGAAATGTAAATTCCAGAGAGGCCTCTCTTTGTGGTATGTGAGCAACCCTGGCCAAGTCTTGTTCTGTTCCTTACCCGTACTGGTACGAACACGCATGATGGCATCGAATCCGATGCTCTTCTGCACGTCTTTCCTCAGGTCTCTCAAGAAATGCTCCCCGTCGGTCTCCGCCTGACAACATCGGGCACATTCAGAGTCAGCAgcaaatactgtatgtgcataGGATTtaaccagcagatggcagtgtTGTCGCAATATGTTTCCACGCTAATGACAAGCAGACTCTGGGATTATAAGTGGACCTTAACGCAAATAATTTCGACTAATACCAAGAGAGATaactgactgaaatgtcagtctgtgcaaaaacaaaatgtacactaaatgagatgttttatttttatggagTGATAAAATGCTGCAGTTGTTGGTAACAGACACTGTTAACGTGTTTAATGCCTGTGCTGCAGTTTTTATGAAGTCTTTCAGTGTAGGTTGAAGCCATGTGTGTTAAACTGCATTGCAATGCctcagtgtgtggtgtgtttgtacAATGTGGAACAATTTCCCATGCTTGTTGTGCCATTCCTATGGGACAGATCTATAATAGAATGTGGATAATGTGCCAAAGTCATTACGTCGATACAACTAGCTTTTATTAGGCTGCAAATGCCTTTGCCTGTGCTAAATTATGACTTCTCAGGGTAATGACGAGAATTTAAAACTGCCACATCGTCCACAtcctttatgtgtgtgctttgcAACATCTTTGTGAGTGCACTCAGAGgcctgtaaacaaaaaaaaagggctTTTGCTGCCGAGTTGTACCTGGAAGTTGTTGTACTTGTAGACGGAGCCTCCTGTGTGAGAGGGCACGTCGGCCATGGTTGCCAAGTCCACATACTGGCTGGGGAACAGGAAGAGATCCACACAGCAGCCCTGTGCCACACACTCCTTAGACAGCTGCTCATACACTCCTTTCTGAGGTTGGAACAGGGTCTGAGGGAAAAACAGGGAGCTTAATTGATTTGGCATGAActgtctttaaagaaaaaaaaaacatgtaattgCTGTGTATTTcctactttctctttctcagtaTTGACCAGCTTTTTATCATCCCTGTTCTTCAGTTTGCCAGGAGCCTCAGCAGTGGGCATGGAGGAGTGGAAGATGAAGAGCTTTCCGCTACATTCCGCTGCCTGGAGGGGAGAGAGTGAtgagagagaagacaagagaTCTGAAAAGGAAAGATCACATAAAGGTGTGCAGCGAGCTCCTTCCTGACGTGTTGTTCatagctttaaaatgaaatcatgaGGTCGCCAGGTGCAAAATCCAACTCCAGCAGAGGATCAGATCCTCCTGATAAGAATACGCTTTAAACACAGAGTGCTCGCCTGTGCGgcaaaataaactgatttaaaaagaaagtaaaaaaaaagaagaaaaacctgAAATGTGAGCACAAACAGCAATGAGCACATCAGCTCTTTGCTGTTGTGTAACGTCACAACTGCTTCTAATTAAAAGCCGTGTGTGAACTTTTCCTTCCCTGTTTGCCAAAAGGCTGACCTCACATCACTGGGAAAGTTTGCTGGACTttaaagtaaacacaaacatgtcaggAAGACGAAAAAGAAACTTCACGGAGTTGAATGATTTCAGAGATAACAGTGTGTTGGATTGAGAAACACGGCTGCTAATCAAATGTAGCCTGTCAAACAGGAATAGtccacatcagcagcagatgtaCCCATGATTGAGTGTGGGCTGCAGAGGGGCCCTTATCTCCCACTTCATGGTGACTGATATCACACTGAGGCTAACCTTGAATGCCTCCACGCCGGCCTGGATGACAGGAGCAAAGACCGTTTCGCTCTCACTGGTGTCTGCAAACATGTCGGGGATCTGGTCCAGGAGGCTAGAGAGGAGAGGGACACGATCATGGCTTGGTCCTTTACGGGGGAAAAAACCTGGCACTGAgtaatttcaaaaatgtttttataatatTTGACTGAATATTAGCCATGTTAACCTTCATAACATATTACACTTTTTCCTGTTCGCTGATATAAAAATGAGCATTTATTTATCTGAATTCTCTGGGACAGCATGGCTAATTCTCCACCCTAAATGGGGACAGTCCTTCCATATATTCATGAAAGGTTTTCATCTCACTTGAAGATGACGGCCCTCGATTCCTGATAGTTGACGAGGAAGCCATCGAGCAGCGGGACGAACATCTCAGCTGTGTCTGAAACCACCATCATCTGCGGCTGGGCCAGAGCGCTCTTCACGTTGTAGAAGTGGAGGACCTTGTTGTAGGTGACAAAGCCCACCCTGATCGCGGAGCTCTCCATACCGTCCTCTCTGGTGGgtttgggggttggggggggggtaagAAATCTATGAATTCCAGAGTGCTTCAAGAAAGTCTGGTTAAATGTTACgcagctgcatgtgtgcagcGTATATAAtcaatgtgtgtttgtgcttgctgTCACATTTACAAGAATCCATTGCGGAAATATCACTGCATGACTGCTTTCTAGAAATGTATTCACCATTACATCCTCGTCCCTGTTCTGTAAGAGCCGTGAAGCTGTTACTTTAACAAAGTAATGAAATcttttggacaaaataaaacacatgagaaaaagCTGGTTTATCTTTTGGCTTCCCATCCCTCTTCGGCTCTATTTTGCCAAACATTTCCCAGCCACGTCAAATTACTGATTCTAAACATTCATTAGGGAGTGGAATAACATCCAAGAGGGACttgtttattaatgtttaaGCTAACCTAAGTGGTGATTCAAATGGAGAGGAAGGAATTAGCTGCCACAGGTTTTCAGAATCCAAATAAAATGTTGGTGAAGAAAACAACGGAACCCATTAACtcatatttctttctgtttgttttctccctggGATTACAGCAGGCTCGCTTGTTCATTTACACCGCAACAAAAGAGGGTATCATTTAATAATCTGAtcattttttcaaatgttttctggaAAGAACAATGTCAAACGCTAACTACTTATGGgcaaaatattaatttcctttacagaaatgcttcatttaagtaagtaagtctgaatttattgttattttcttttattggaaACTTTATTCTTCGTATATTTTCAATTGTATGGTTGCCTAAAAACAATTTCAAGTTCCTGCAGGTTCAGCTGAGTTTCTAGGAGTTTTTAAGGGTCTGTTTTACCTTTAATTCATATCAAATTTGTATGATCGTGTTAAGAAACTGCTTACTTGTACAATAAAACCTCATAGTGGATAAATGCTCCTtgaaacagtacagtaaagacATGAACGCCCCTGACATTCACCAGAACACTGAATCGGGGTGTGCAACTGGTAGCCAACCTGAACCAAAACCATACATCAAAACCTTTCACCATCATCGCTATTTAAAAGCATTCTCCACTGACTCTGCCAACTGCACTTTGCTGGTCTCTCTTCATAAAtcatgcagacacactcag
This window harbors:
- the sec24d gene encoding protein transport protein Sec24D, with the protein product MSQQGYVAAPPYSQPQPGMGGYQGGFGTGTAQPLYGHYGGPPQAFTAPPTGMMKSPVSSAAGMPPPPVSSQYNPSAQQNGAHPQRYPAPPAASAAYGQPPQSPYNSMASPAVPPAQQLTNQMSAMNLGNYAPGPMHSPPPQTSSITQQPFQTPPPPAMGQPPPGPQSPHMSPPQSPPSSMPMAGQPMAGQPMAGQPTALMGGPPMAGMGRPFPGPPPPGPGGFQQPGPGAAGPPGYLQQAGQFGGQMAGPPPGMPGAFPGAPAPGLSGPPQKKLDPDSIPSTTQVIEDDQVKHGGQVFSTNIRGQVPPLVTTNFTVQDQGNASPRFMRCTAYSLPCTADLAKQCHVPLATIIKPFASLPKNETPLYVVNHGETGPIRCNRCKAYMCPYMQFIDGGRRYQCGFCSCVTEVPAFYFQHLDHMGRRVDLYERPELSLGSYEFVATLDYCKNNKPPNPPAYIFMIDVSYNNIKSGLVKLICDELKTLLENLPREDGMESSAIRVGFVTYNKVLHFYNVKSALAQPQMMVVSDTAEMFVPLLDGFLVNYQESRAVIFNLLDQIPDMFADTSESETVFAPVIQAGVEAFKAAECSGKLFIFHSSMPTAEAPGKLKNRDDKKLVNTEKEKTLFQPQKGVYEQLSKECVAQGCCVDLFLFPSQYVDLATMADVPSHTGGSVYKYNNFQAETDGEHFLRDLRKDVQKSIGFDAIMRVRTSTGFRATDFFGAVYMNNTTDIEMAAVDCDKAVTVELKHDDALNEETGAFIQCALLYTTIGGQRRLRIHNLSLNCSSQLSELYKSCETDSLINFFAKSAYRAILNQPVKNVREILVNQTAHMLACYRKNCASPSAASQLILPDAMKVFPVYMNSLMKTAPMVGSTELSTDDRAHQRMSVMAMGVEDTQLLLYPRLIPLHNMDPSSDAPPAPLRCSEERLTDSGIFLLENGHAMFLWLGQASPPDFIQNIFNLPSLAHLQGHTCALPELDNPLSKKVRSVISSVTEKRPNSMKLQIVRQKDKPEMVFRQFLVEDKGLHGGASYMDFLCYVHREVRQLLT